Proteins co-encoded in one Sulfurovum xiamenensis genomic window:
- a CDS encoding TetR/AcrR family transcriptional regulator, protein MKITDKKALKRESIIQAALQLFSLNGFHGTTIPDIAKKLHMSVGNVYNYFSSKDILAQEIIKYTSQALGKEIHKVNMMDVSAKEKIGKIVEVYFMMAKDKPEMIEYFLRVYLSNREVFHHGCEGMVCVSGFITEIMIFFDESVSSGELRNQDFFSAFGLFMGYLGGMVFLKGEDVLPKPIEEYIDDISYNIYNALKV, encoded by the coding sequence GTGAAAATAACAGATAAGAAAGCATTAAAACGTGAATCTATTATACAAGCGGCCTTACAACTTTTTTCGCTAAACGGTTTTCATGGGACAACTATTCCTGATATAGCTAAGAAACTTCATATGAGTGTAGGAAATGTATATAATTATTTTTCATCCAAAGATATCTTAGCACAGGAGATTATAAAATATACTTCTCAAGCATTGGGTAAAGAGATACATAAAGTTAATATGATGGATGTGAGTGCTAAAGAAAAGATTGGGAAGATTGTTGAAGTTTATTTTATGATGGCAAAAGATAAGCCTGAAATGATAGAGTATTTTCTACGCGTATATCTTTCTAATCGTGAGGTATTTCATCATGGCTGTGAAGGAATGGTCTGTGTTTCTGGGTTTATCACTGAAATTATGATTTTCTTTGATGAATCTGTTTCTTCTGGAGAGTTACGTAACCAGGACTTCTTTTCTGCTTTTGGGCTGTTCATGGGATACTTGGGTGGAATGGTTTTTCTCAAAGGAGAGGATGTATTACCTAAGCCTATTGAAGAATATATAGATGATATTTCGTACAACATATATAATGCATTAAAGGTATAA
- the rpsR gene encoding 30S ribosomal protein S18, whose product MAERRKFKKRFCKYCESKVDFIDYKDLGLLKFSLSERFKIMPRRLTGNCKRHQELVTGAIKRARQTALIPYIVDRKNVVENPFENLK is encoded by the coding sequence ATGGCAGAAAGAAGAAAATTTAAAAAAAGATTTTGTAAATATTGTGAATCAAAAGTAGACTTTATAGACTACAAAGACTTGGGATTACTTAAATTCTCACTAAGTGAGAGATTTAAAATCATGCCAAGAAGACTCACTGGTAACTGTAAAAGACATCAAGAGCTTGTAACAGGCGCGATCAAAAGAGCTAGACAAACAGCACTTATTCCGTATATCGTAGATAGAAAGAATGTTGTTGAAAATCCATTTGAAAACCTTAAATAG
- a CDS encoding site-specific integrase — protein MKTIKESISSKEFKKLMIYTRGREDLRRNTKKNLLRTFVFLYYTGARLNELQTLKIKDVKKLLEKGELFLFTQKTNSQRKLYLSPRFKHDLLNLEFEDDGECNLIQRAGHPKSSMHPLSYITIVNKFIKDTLGPNYTSHSFRQGLLTEMAAKGINVQIMAKFVGHSSFKTTLNYVTPTDEMVMSSVVR, from the coding sequence ATGAAAACTATAAAAGAAAGCATAAGCTCAAAAGAGTTTAAAAAACTAATGATTTACACTAGAGGTAGAGAGGATCTAAGACGAAATACAAAAAAGAATTTGCTTAGAACATTTGTCTTTTTGTATTACACAGGTGCCAGATTAAATGAGCTTCAAACACTTAAAATTAAAGATGTAAAAAAATTACTCGAAAAAGGTGAATTGTTTCTGTTTACCCAAAAGACAAACTCCCAGAGGAAACTATATCTATCTCCTCGATTCAAACATGATCTGTTAAATCTTGAATTTGAAGACGATGGAGAATGTAATTTAATACAACGTGCGGGTCATCCAAAAAGCTCAATGCATCCTCTAAGCTATATAACCATTGTTAACAAGTTCATAAAAGACACTTTAGGGCCAAACTATACCTCTCATAGCTTTAGACAGGGATTGCTAACTGAAATGGCAGCTAAGGGTATAAATGTGCAGATCATGGCCAAGTTCGTCGGACATAGTTCTTTCAAGACCACATTAAACTATGTAACACCAACCGATGAGATGGTTATGTCATCGGTTGTTAGATAA
- a CDS encoding SEC-C domain-containing protein: MDIDPSKDFIINVCGNKFINTSNIIEIDDKNILSIYPPENKASSIPRISASFFDDNNNEIAWICENEWFGSINAFDIQTKGNTITIRKKLGKYSLVLQFLPENNIVIKTLDLSYNNVNISGSEGKEFYVKTSKSELVLPSGDSVSNKVPFWLSIKGNKIYVGSTNIINYETLNGTKYTLPGYREIDNIKLSLSKNGGNQDTLKIESKGGISGVGFHYDLPEVEQKTQQIKLVWNNTEDHAKKCACGSGKLYKNCCNKLHTRLEKLLNSSFKLQQKMNEVQSIYRKPLSFHFDSNNERHISFGVNEQNVLVNINKQTGLSIENLIFAFLSAIYHKNGFYVPEKQYYNDKRERVIRELSSVILHIPITAEMSREGFKISNFFNPTLDKMKTTLDERDKEEALSLPIFRIHYEAIVFTRINFQGLYLTRRYIDEMKNLFQQKSPHALLLAKKLIKIMNDSSPYEQNGVLQANYKCIKLLNSIEENEYFPGFTPDPYKQYLDDLERKALNIFV, encoded by the coding sequence ATGGATATTGACCCCAGTAAAGATTTTATTATTAATGTCTGTGGTAATAAATTTATTAATACATCAAATATTATTGAAATTGATGACAAAAATATTCTTTCAATATATCCTCCCGAAAATAAAGCTTCTTCAATTCCTAGGATTTCGGCTTCATTTTTTGATGATAATAATAATGAAATTGCATGGATTTGCGAAAATGAATGGTTTGGTTCAATTAATGCATTTGATATACAGACAAAAGGAAATACAATTACCATACGAAAAAAGCTTGGAAAATATAGTTTAGTATTACAGTTTTTACCAGAAAATAATATTGTAATCAAAACACTTGATTTATCTTACAACAATGTAAATATTTCTGGATCAGAGGGTAAAGAATTTTATGTCAAAACTTCTAAATCTGAGTTAGTACTTCCTAGTGGTGATTCAGTTTCTAACAAAGTTCCATTTTGGCTTTCGATTAAAGGAAATAAAATTTATGTTGGAAGTACTAACATCATTAATTATGAAACACTTAATGGTACAAAGTATACATTGCCTGGGTATCGCGAAATCGACAATATAAAATTAAGTTTGAGTAAAAATGGTGGTAATCAAGACACACTAAAGATTGAATCCAAAGGAGGCATAAGTGGAGTAGGATTTCATTATGATTTACCGGAAGTTGAGCAAAAAACCCAACAAATCAAATTAGTGTGGAATAATACTGAGGATCATGCAAAAAAATGTGCATGTGGAAGTGGAAAGCTCTATAAGAACTGTTGCAACAAGCTGCATACAAGATTAGAAAAACTATTAAATTCTTCCTTCAAACTACAACAGAAAATGAATGAAGTTCAAAGCATTTATCGAAAGCCTTTAAGCTTTCATTTCGATAGTAATAATGAAAGGCATATTTCGTTTGGGGTTAATGAGCAAAATGTACTAGTCAATATTAATAAACAGACTGGTTTATCTATAGAAAATCTTATCTTTGCTTTTTTATCTGCAATATATCATAAAAATGGTTTTTATGTTCCGGAGAAACAATATTACAACGATAAAAGAGAAAGGGTTATAAGAGAGTTAAGTAGTGTTATATTGCATATTCCTATTACTGCAGAAATGTCGAGAGAAGGTTTTAAAATAAGCAATTTTTTTAATCCAACTCTTGATAAAATGAAAACCACACTTGACGAAAGGGATAAAGAGGAGGCATTGAGTCTACCTATATTCAGAATACACTATGAAGCAATAGTATTTACTAGAATTAACTTTCAAGGATTGTATTTAACAAGAAGATATATAGATGAAATGAAGAATCTCTTTCAACAAAAATCTCCACATGCTCTTTTGTTGGCAAAAAAGTTAATAAAAATAATGAATGATTCTAGTCCATATGAGCAGAATGGTGTCCTGCAGGCAAACTATAAATGTATTAAGCTATTAAATAGTATTGAGGAAAATGAATATTTTCCAGGTTTTACTCCAGATCCATATAAACAATATTTAGATGATTTGGAAAGAAAAGCTTTAAATATTTTTGTATAG